ACCCGTTCTGGTTGGGATAGGAGAGAAGACCCGTTTTATGGGAGATGCATTGGCATTAGTCGTTGCAAAGAGTAAAGAAATTGCCTCCAAAGCAATTAATTTAATAGAGGTAGAGGTTAAAGAATTAGAGGTAATTACAGATCCTTTCAGGGCAATGGAAGAAGACGCCCCAAAAATTCATGAAGATGGAAACATACTCGTCACTCACCAATTAAACAAAGGAGATATTAAAAAGGGATTTGATGAATCTGACGTAATAATAGAAAGAGAATACAAAACACAGCATATCGATCAACTGCCTTTACAAGTGGAGTCTGGCGTAGCTGTTTACGACGAAAAAACTGGTGTAATAACTATTTGGGCAGCTACACAATGGCTTCATGATACACAAGCAGATATAGCCCAATCTTTGAATCTACCCAAAGAAAAAATCAGAATAATACAACCAGTTATTGGTGGAGCGTTTGGTAGGAAAGAGGATATTTCAGTACATATACATTTAGCATTGGCTGCAATGATAACAAAACACCCTGTTAAATTAACTTACACAAGAGAAGAATCTATGATCGCTCAGTCTAAAAGGCATCCTCTATATATAAGGGCAAAAACGGGAGCTACCAAAGATGGAATCCTAAAAGCATGGGAGGTTGAAGTTGTAGGTGATACTGGGGCGTATGCATCTAGTGGACCTGCTGTTGTACATAAAGGTATGTACCATTGTACAGGTCCGTACAATGTACCCAACGTTATGGGTATCGCTCATACCGTTTACACTAATAATACATACGCTGGTGCTATGAGAGGATTTGGAGCAATGCAGATGACTTTCGCCTATGAATCTCAAATGAACATATTAGCTGAAAAGTTAGACATGAATCCAGCAGAGCTCAGACTTAAAAACGCCTATCGAATTGGCTCAACTACGCCAAATGGTCAAAGACTTACACAAAGTGTAAATGTCGTTGAAACCATAGAAGAAGCTTTAAAGCTTTCCAGTGAGAAAGAGGGTGTTTGACAATGAAGAAAAAAGGTAGAGGTATGGCTACGATAATGTTTGGATATGGTTACGGTGAAGGATTTCCTGATTTTTCCCATGCGACGGTTGAATTTACCGATGATGAAAAGGTTTTGGTGGTAACCGCCGCCGCAGATGTAGGACAAGGAGTTTTAACGGTTGTTACTCAAATTGCCGCAGAAGTACTATCTGTTGAGGTTGAAAAAATAAAAGTTATTCAAGGTGATACCCATAAAACTATGAATGCAGGCTCAACCTCTGCAACTCGTCAAACCACCTTTACAGGGAATGCAGTAAAACAGGCCTGTGAAAATTTAAAGGGAAAAATCTACCACTATGCGAGCTTAGAATTTAACAGTAATTATCCAGAATTAACTTTAAAAGATGGAAAAATCATCTACAATCCTAACCCTGAAAAATCTCTTACTTACTGGGATTTGAAAAGAAAGGTGGAAGAAAAAGGAGAAATTTTGAAAGGTGAGTCAACGTTCTTTCCTCCAACATACTCTCCAGACCTAATATCCGGCCAAGCTGATAAAGTATACGTTGCTTACACTTTTATGACTCAGATCGTAGATGTGGAAGTGGACACAATCACTGGAAAAGTTGATGTCAAAGATGTATACACAGCCCTTGATTGTGGAAAAGCTATAAATCCAAAAAATGTAGAAGGACAGATTGAAGGTGGTACAGTGCAAGGAATAGGAATGGCCCTTATGGAAGAACAAGTAATAAAAAATGGAATCACGTTAAATCCAAATATGACAGGTTACCTGGTTCCAACTTCTATGGATGTTCCGAATTTTCACTCAGTTTTAATTGAAAATGAAGATGCTATTGGACCATTTGGAGCAAAAGGTGTAGGAGAACCAACAATCATGGCAGCCTCTCCTGCCATTGCTAACGCTATTTACGATGCCATAGGTGTCAGATTTTATGAGTTACCCATCACTCCAGAAAAAATTCTTAAAGCTTTAAAAGAAAAAGATGATGATTAAAAAGAATATTTTTCTTACAGGTTTTGTGGGGGTCGGTAAATCAACGATTATAAGTAAAGTGATCAAGCAACTATCATTGAATATATCTGGTTTTTCAGTTGCTAGAGAAGGTAAAAAAAATAACTGGAACTCATTTTATTTAATAGATGCATCTTCTCTTAGCAAAGATAATCAACCTAGAAAAAATGAATTCAACAGATTTGCATTCAGAAATGATTACTCTAAAAATTGGGAGATAAATATTCAAGTATTTGACAAACTTGGTGTACAGCTCCTTACAAACATCGATGATGCTGACGTAGTAATCATGGACGAATTAGGGAGATTCGAGTTAACTGCGTTCAAATTTCAAAAGAAAGTCAAAGAAGTTTTGAATAGTGGCAAACCTGTTTTAGGTGTAATAAAAGATGAGTCTAACGCATTTTTGGATGATATTAGGAATAGAAAAGACGTTCAAATATTTAGAGTGACCTTGGAAAACCGAGAAGAAGTTTACAAAGAGGTATTATGTTTGATAAAACAAATAATTTCAATGAAGGAGTGAATTTATGGCTGATATATCTGTAGACTTATTAGGAATGTTGTTGAAAAACCCTGTAATGCCTGCTGCTGGGCCTCCCATTAAAGATGGAGAGAGTGCTCACAAAGCCAAAGAAGGAGGAGCTGGAGCAATCGTTACTAAAACGGTCTCAGTGAAAGCTGCAAAAGTTCCAAAGCCAAATATGGCACAAGTAAAAGGAGGTTTTATCAATACCGAACTTTGGTCTGAGTTATCCTTAGAGCAATGGATTGAAAAAGAATACCCCAAGGTTGTTGAAACAGGTTTACCTGTGATAATAGGAGTTGGATACACCTCTGAAGAGATAAAGGAAGTAATACCACAAGCAGAACAATTCGCTGATGCCTTTGAACTCTCCACCCATTATCTTGGTAATGATCCAACACCTATGATTAATAGCATAAAAGCTGCAAAAGAAAGTACAGACCTTCCCGTTATGGTAAAACTTAGTCCACAAGTAGATATTCCTACGTTTGCAAAAGAGGCTGAAAAGGCTGGTGCAGATGGTTTAGTCTTAATAAACTCTTTCGGTCCGACGTTAGATATTGATTTCGAAAGTGGTAAACCTTTGTTGGGAAGTGAGAATGGTTTTGGATGGCTATCAGGTCAAGCAATATTTCCCTTAGCTTTGAGGTCAGTTTTTGAGGCTGTAAGATCGGTTAATATTCCAGTAGTCGGAGTAGGTGGAGTCAGTACAGGTAAAGAAGCCGTAAAAATGATAATGGCAGGAGCCCAAGCAGTTCAAGTCTGTACCGCTGCCATTTTAAATGGACCTCAAATATATAGCAAAATTGCCAACGAAATTGAAAAGTATTTGGACGATCATGGTTTCAACTCCCTAGAAGAAATTAGGGGAATCGCTCAAAAAAATACCGTTATTCAGCCAAATTATAAATTGATAGTTCCAGATATAAACGATGAAAAATGCACAGAATGCGGTTTATGTGTTAAAAGTTGTGTTTATGATGCAATTCACCTCGTAAAAGATCTCCACAGTGTGAGAATAGATACAAATAAATGCGCTGGTTGTGGATTATGTATAACAAGATGTAATTTCAACGCTCTGTCCTTGCCTTTATAGAGGGGGGTAATACTATTGTCAAACAAAGATCTTTTACCAATAGCTTTAGGAAAGGAAAAAGCAGATTTAGTATTCAAAAACGGAAAAATAATAGACGTTTTTAACGAACAAGTTATAGAAGAAGATTTAGCTACTTCCAATGGTGTAATCATAGGCTTTGGAAATTATGAGGGTAAAGAAGAAATTGACTTAGAAGGCAAATTCATTTCTCCGGGATTCATAGACGCCCACCTACATTTGGAAAGTGCCATGGTTACAATAGAAGAATTCGCTAAAACGGTCATCCCTTTGGGGACGTTGACACTTGTTGCTGATCCACATGAGATAGCAAATGTATCTGGGGAAGTTGGTATAAAATACTTCTTGACAATTGGGAACAATTTACCATGGAATTTTAATTTAATGATACCCTCGTGTGTGCCTGTTACTCCTTTCGATAAATCAGGTTCGGTACTGAACGCTGAAAAAATAAAAGAATTAATTGCAGAAGGAAGTTTTTTTGGCCTTGGTGAGGTTATGGACTATGAAGGAGTTTTAACTGGTAAAGATTATATTTGGGATAAGATAGAACTGATGAAGAACTATTTTATTGATGGTCATGCACCAAAACTAGAAGGCAAATTTTTAAACGCATATCTTTTAGCTGGAATCATGGCTGATCACGAAACCACATCCCCCGATGAGGCATTAGAAAAGGTTTCAAAAGGTATGTACATAATGGTTAGGGAAGGTTCAGTTACGAGGGATCTTCAGAGCTTGTTACCTGCAATTAACGATAAAAACAACTGTAACTTTTTATTCGCCACAGATGACAAACACCCTGAAGACCTTCTCTCAGAAGGCCATATTAATTTTATGATTAAAAAGGCTATAAAACTCGGAATGGAACCAATTAGAGCGATAAAACTTGCCACTCTGAATGCTGCACGTTCTTTAGGATTACATCGTTTGGGAGGTATTGCTCCAGGTTATAAGGCTGATTTTCTGATAATCGACAATTTAGATGATTTGAACGTTTTACAAGTTTACAAAGACGGAAAAAAAGTAGCAGAAAACGGAAAAGCATTATTCCAAGTTGACTCTAATAACTTTGAAAAACCTACGTCCATTTTTCATTCTGTAAATATTGCTCCCATTAAAGAAGAGGATTTCAATATTCCTAAGGGGAAAACTTACCGTGTTATTAACATGATTCAGGATCAGATTATCACTGAAGAGGAGTTTTTCTCATTTCCAGATAGTTTTGAAGAAGAACGATTTATAAGGTATAATATAAATAAAATTGCGGTTGTAGAAAGACACAAAAGTACTGGAAAGATTGGTTTGGGTTTGATAAGGGGTTTTGGATTGGAGTTTGGTGCCATTGCGAGCTCCATAGCTCATGATTCTCACAACATTATTGTAATAGGTACGAATTCAAGAGATATGAAGATGGCAATAGACAAGATAGCTGAAATTCAGGGTGGAATTGTGATTGTTAATAATAAAAATATTGTTGATTTTATCAACTTACCCATCGGAGGACTTGTTTCTACCGACCCAATTGGAAAAGTTTCCGAAAAGCTTCAAGTACTTAGAAAAATTGCCCATGACTTAGGGGTCAAAATTAACAGCCCTTTCATGACATTAGCATTTATGGGTTTACCAGTGGTTCCCAAATTAAAGATAACTTGTGATGGCTTATACGATGTTGAAAATAATACTTTTGTACCATTGGTTGTAAATTGATATTTTAAAAGGGGGTTAAACTTATGGCAAACACTCAGCAAGAAGGTTTTTTAGAAAGGACTTTCAAGTTAAAAGAGAACGGAACAAACGTTAGAACTGAGGTCTTAGCTGGTATCACAACGTTTATGACGATGGCTTATATCATCTTCGTGAACCCTTCTATACTTAGTGATGCAGGAATGCCTTTCAACGGGGTCTTTATAGCTACTATAGCTGGAGCAATTTTAGGTACTGTAATGATGGCCTTACTGACCAATTATCCATTTGCATTGGCTTCAGGAATGGGTTTAAACGCTTTCTTTGCCTATTCAGTCGTAATAGGTATGGGGGTCCCTTGGCAAACCGCTCTAGGAATAGTTTTTTTGGAGGGTATCATCTTTATTGTACTTAGTGTTACCCCCGTAAGACAAATGATCGTTAATTCGATCCCAATGAGTCTGAAAACGGGGATAAGTTCTGGAATTGGTTTGTTTATTGCTTTTATAGGTTTGCAAAACGCCGGCATAGTAGTAGCAGATCCTGCAACATTGGTAAGAATGGGGGATTTATTTTCTGGGACGGCTTTAATAGCGTTATTAGGCCTAATCATAACCGGGATTTTACACGCATTAAGGGTAAAAGGAGCCCTATTGTTAGGAATCATAATTGCTACAATCTTAGGGTTTTTCAACGGAGTCACACCAATACCCGAAGGTGTTGTAGCATTGCCAAGAATGGCTGATTGGTCTCAAGTTTTGTTCCAACTCGATATCAAATCTGCATTTAATATCGGCATGATAGGTGTTTTGATTTCGTTCTTATTTGTAGATCTATTTGATACAGCAGGTACGTTAGTAGGGGTTAGTCAGCAAGCAGGTTATTTGAAAGAAGACGGTTCCTTACCAAAAGCAGATAGAGCTCTCTTAGCTGACGCTATTGCTACTACTGGTGGTGCACTCTTCGGAACCAGTACTGTTACAACATACGTTGAATCTGCGTCAGGTGTTTCTGAAGGTGGAAGAACAGGGTTAACAGGTATCGTTGTTGCTATTTTATTCTTCCTTTCCTTATTTTTTCAACCTATAATAGCTATAGTACCCGGTGCAGCAACAGCACCAGCATTGATAATCGTTGGGGTAATGATGTTATCAAATATAAGAAGCATAAAATGGGAAGCTTTTACAGAAGTTTTTCCCGCTTTCGTTGCAATGATAGTAATGCCTTTAACTTATTCCATTTCTAACGGAATAGCTTTAGGCTTTATAACCTATCCTTTAATTAAATTATTCACTGGCAAAGGTAAAGAAGTACATTGGTTAGTATACGTTTTGTGTGCTTTATTTATTGTTTACTTTATTTGGCTCTAAATCATTTAGGTAGGAAGTGGGTTTTACAATGATATCAGCGGTGGTATTAGCAGCTGGTGAATCCTTAAGAATGGGAACTCCTAAACAGATTTTACCTTGGGAAAATACAACTGTTTTAGAAAGCATTATCATCAAACTTATGAAATGCCAATATATAGACGATGAAATAATCATTGTATTAGGAGGTAACTTTGAGAATATAATTCCACTTTTTTCGAAGTATGAAGACCACCGTTTGAAAATAGTAAAGAATAACAATTTCCAAAAAGGCATGCTAACAAGTGTGTGGAGTGGTTTGAACTCATTATCCAATAATTCTGAATACATACTTTTCACACTTGGAGACATGCCTTTAATCAAAATAGAAACATTCAACACACTTGCTAGCTTTGCTATAAAAAACAAAACAATTGTTTTGGCACCTACTTATCACGGGAAAAGAGGCCATCCATTGATTGTACATAAAAGTCAGATACCAGATATTTATCAATTATCAGGACCTGGAGGGTTAAGAACACTTTTAAGTAAATATCCTGAAAGAGTAACACTGCACGAAGTCCATGATGAAGGTATTACCATAGATATTGATACCTTTGAAGATTACAATATATATCTAAAAAAACAAAAGGGAGATGATAGTGAGTGAAGAGATTTTCATCCTTTTTTTTACTTTTGTTTCTTTTAACTTTCGCATATGTATTATTTGCCAATACAATAACGGTTACTGATATGGCAGGAAGGGAGGTAACAATACCTTCTAAAATAGAACGTATCGTGACAACTTACAAACCTGCTACTCAATTCGTATTTGCATTAAATGCTCAAAGAATGCTTGTTGGCGTGGATAATACATCAACAAGAGAAAAATTATTTACTTCAATTTATCCGGAAGTAGAACTGTTAGTAGAAGTGGGTTCAAAAAGAGAAGGGATAAATATTGAAACAGTGGCATCTTTAAATCCTGATTTAGTAATACTATTTCCACATAACCAAGCCGAATTCACAGCTTCCAAATTAGAAACGTTAGGGATTTCTACAATTATTATCAATCCTGAAAGTTTAGAAGAAATACGGGAAACCAACCGATTATTAGGAGAAGTATTGGGATTAGAAGATAGAGCGAAAATTGTAGATAAACAGTTTGATAATATTTTAAAATTGTTGGAAAAGACTAAAAACTTGCCGCAGGCTCAGAAAAAAGTTGTCTATTTCGCTAATTCTCAACTATTGGATACAGTGGGAAAAGATATGATGCAAACGGATATGATAGAGTGGGCTGGTGGAATAAATCCAGCAGCAAAAAGTGATGCTGGATTTATAAAAATATCTCCAGAACAGTTAATAGCTTGGAATCCTGATGTTATAGTTACATCCCAAAAATTTCAAGATGATATTGAGGAACTTTATAAAGAAGAAAAATATCAAAACGTTAAGGCTTTTAAAAACAAGCAAATTTACCGTTTCCCATCAGTGCTAGAGCCATGGGATTATCCAAATCCATCATCTTATTTGGGTATGCTTTGGTTAGCAACAAAAATACATCCTGAACTTTTTTCGGATGTTGATTTTGATAAAGTAGCTGACGAATTTTATTACACTTTGTACGGAGTTTCATACAGGGAATTGTTATCTAAAATTGGAAATTAAATCATTAAACTTATTTATATGGAGATATTAATATGCACATTCACAATAAGAATCAGACTCCAGGTCAACATCAAAAAAGAACACTTCTCTATCTTTTATTAATTCTGTTATTGTTATTTATTATTTCACTTTTTGTTGGAAGATACAAAATCTCGTTCGTTGAAATTATTAACACGATAAAAAACTTACTCTTACGTAACGATATACAAAGTAGTAACGATTGGTTAGTTTTCTTTCACATTCGTTTGCCGAGAATTATATTGGTAATGTTTGTGGGTTCTGTTCTATCTATAACTGGTGCAACATATCAAAGCGTTTTTAGAAATCCATTGGCTTCTCCTTCTATCCTTGGTGTGTCAGCCGGATCAGCATTTGGAGTAGCTTTGGCTATTTTGATCAACGAAGAATCGTTATTTGATACTTACTTATTATCTTTTCTGTTAGGGTTAGTTGCCGTTCTTTTTACGTTTTTTATTTCCGTTTGGAGTAAAGTGAAGGGGGTTACCGTTCTTGTTTTGGCAGGAATGGCGGTAACCTCTTTTTTCAACGCATGTGTCTCTTTAGTACAATACTTAGCAGATCCTTACGAAAAATTACCAAATATAGTATTTTGGTTAATGGGAAGTTTCAACAGGGCAGGTTGGAGAGAAGTATATATTTCATTATTTACAATGCTTCCAGGGATAATAATTCTTCTTATTTTAAGATGGTATTTGAACGTTATGTCTATGGGAGAAGAAGAAGCATTATCCATGGGAATAAATGTTCGAAGAATGAGAATTTTATTGATCATTGTAAGTACCGTTATGGTTGCCCCTACAGTGGCTGTTGCAGGTCAGGTAAGCTGGATTGGTTTGATTACTCCACACATTGCGAGGTACATAATAGGTGCAAATCATAGGTACATGCTTCCTGCAACGTGCATTTTAGGCTCTGTACTTCTGCTTATTATGGACAACATCGCGAGAACAATCACACCTGCAGAGATCCCTATAAGTATCGTTACCGCCTTTATAGGCGCGCCTTTTTTTGTCTATCTTTTATTAAGAAGAAGAGAAAGTGGGTGGAATCAATGATATCCATTAAGAATATATCCTTTTCATACGACACAGTTAGAGATACCATTAAAAATATAAGTTTTAATTTGAACAAAGGAGAATTGATTGCCCTTTTAGGACCTAATGGTTCAGGTAAAACAACTATACTAAAATGTTTAAACGGCACAATAAAACCAAAAACTGGTGAAATCTATATAGAAAATCATAATATTAAAAATCTAAGTTATAAAGAAATAGCAAAATTCATAAGTGTAGTTCCTCAAGAACACTCTGCTATATTTTCATACCTTGTGATAGATATAGTAGCTATGGGAATAACTCCCTATCTTTCTTTTGGAAGGATGCCCACAAAAAAAGACTATAGGACGGCATATACAAAGTTAGAATTTTTCAATATTCAACACCTTGCTGAAAAAAATTACAATCAATTAAGTGGCGGAGAAAAACAATTGGTGCTAATTGCAAGAGCCTTAATGCAAAATACGGATTACTTAATCATGGATGAACCAACGTCCCATTTGGATTTTAAGAATCAACATCTATTGATGAAAGAATTAAAAAAATTGAGTGAAAACGGGAAGGGTGTCATTACAGCTCTTCACGATCCTAATCTGGCTTTAAGATTCTGTGATAGAATAATAATGGTAAAAAACGGTGAAGTAATTTTTAGTGGTGAAAACACCAAAGTTATGAACCCACAAAATTTACAAATCTTGTACGATGC
This genomic window from Petrotoga mexicana DSM 14811 contains:
- a CDS encoding xanthine dehydrogenase family protein molybdopterin-binding subunit, which codes for MKSNKYVGENVFKVDAKDKVTGKAIYPDDIYFEDMLYVKVKRATHPHAYIQKIDASKAESLPGVIKVITAKDYPHLKKFGLIIKDQPVLVGIGEKTRFMGDALALVVAKSKEIASKAINLIEVEVKELEVITDPFRAMEEDAPKIHEDGNILVTHQLNKGDIKKGFDESDVIIEREYKTQHIDQLPLQVESGVAVYDEKTGVITIWAATQWLHDTQADIAQSLNLPKEKIRIIQPVIGGAFGRKEDISVHIHLALAAMITKHPVKLTYTREESMIAQSKRHPLYIRAKTGATKDGILKAWEVEVVGDTGAYASSGPAVVHKGMYHCTGPYNVPNVMGIAHTVYTNNTYAGAMRGFGAMQMTFAYESQMNILAEKLDMNPAELRLKNAYRIGSTTPNGQRLTQSVNVVETIEEALKLSSEKEGV
- a CDS encoding xanthine dehydrogenase family protein molybdopterin-binding subunit; its protein translation is MKKKGRGMATIMFGYGYGEGFPDFSHATVEFTDDEKVLVVTAAADVGQGVLTVVTQIAAEVLSVEVEKIKVIQGDTHKTMNAGSTSATRQTTFTGNAVKQACENLKGKIYHYASLEFNSNYPELTLKDGKIIYNPNPEKSLTYWDLKRKVEEKGEILKGESTFFPPTYSPDLISGQADKVYVAYTFMTQIVDVEVDTITGKVDVKDVYTALDCGKAINPKNVEGQIEGGTVQGIGMALMEEQVIKNGITLNPNMTGYLVPTSMDVPNFHSVLIENEDAIGPFGAKGVGEPTIMAASPAIANAIYDAIGVRFYELPITPEKILKALKEKDDD
- a CDS encoding nucleoside-triphosphatase, with translation MIKKNIFLTGFVGVGKSTIISKVIKQLSLNISGFSVAREGKKNNWNSFYLIDASSLSKDNQPRKNEFNRFAFRNDYSKNWEINIQVFDKLGVQLLTNIDDADVVIMDELGRFELTAFKFQKKVKEVLNSGKPVLGVIKDESNAFLDDIRNRKDVQIFRVTLENREEVYKEVLCLIKQIISMKE
- a CDS encoding 4Fe-4S binding protein, producing the protein MADISVDLLGMLLKNPVMPAAGPPIKDGESAHKAKEGGAGAIVTKTVSVKAAKVPKPNMAQVKGGFINTELWSELSLEQWIEKEYPKVVETGLPVIIGVGYTSEEIKEVIPQAEQFADAFELSTHYLGNDPTPMINSIKAAKESTDLPVMVKLSPQVDIPTFAKEAEKAGADGLVLINSFGPTLDIDFESGKPLLGSENGFGWLSGQAIFPLALRSVFEAVRSVNIPVVGVGGVSTGKEAVKMIMAGAQAVQVCTAAILNGPQIYSKIANEIEKYLDDHGFNSLEEIRGIAQKNTVIQPNYKLIVPDINDEKCTECGLCVKSCVYDAIHLVKDLHSVRIDTNKCAGCGLCITRCNFNALSLPL
- the ade gene encoding adenine deaminase, with translation MSNKDLLPIALGKEKADLVFKNGKIIDVFNEQVIEEDLATSNGVIIGFGNYEGKEEIDLEGKFISPGFIDAHLHLESAMVTIEEFAKTVIPLGTLTLVADPHEIANVSGEVGIKYFLTIGNNLPWNFNLMIPSCVPVTPFDKSGSVLNAEKIKELIAEGSFFGLGEVMDYEGVLTGKDYIWDKIELMKNYFIDGHAPKLEGKFLNAYLLAGIMADHETTSPDEALEKVSKGMYIMVREGSVTRDLQSLLPAINDKNNCNFLFATDDKHPEDLLSEGHINFMIKKAIKLGMEPIRAIKLATLNAARSLGLHRLGGIAPGYKADFLIIDNLDDLNVLQVYKDGKKVAENGKALFQVDSNNFEKPTSIFHSVNIAPIKEEDFNIPKGKTYRVINMIQDQIITEEEFFSFPDSFEEERFIRYNINKIAVVERHKSTGKIGLGLIRGFGLEFGAIASSIAHDSHNIIVIGTNSRDMKMAIDKIAEIQGGIVIVNNKNIVDFINLPIGGLVSTDPIGKVSEKLQVLRKIAHDLGVKINSPFMTLAFMGLPVVPKLKITCDGLYDVENNTFVPLVVN
- a CDS encoding NCS2 family permease; amino-acid sequence: MANTQQEGFLERTFKLKENGTNVRTEVLAGITTFMTMAYIIFVNPSILSDAGMPFNGVFIATIAGAILGTVMMALLTNYPFALASGMGLNAFFAYSVVIGMGVPWQTALGIVFLEGIIFIVLSVTPVRQMIVNSIPMSLKTGISSGIGLFIAFIGLQNAGIVVADPATLVRMGDLFSGTALIALLGLIITGILHALRVKGALLLGIIIATILGFFNGVTPIPEGVVALPRMADWSQVLFQLDIKSAFNIGMIGVLISFLFVDLFDTAGTLVGVSQQAGYLKEDGSLPKADRALLADAIATTGGALFGTSTVTTYVESASGVSEGGRTGLTGIVVAILFFLSLFFQPIIAIVPGAATAPALIIVGVMMLSNIRSIKWEAFTEVFPAFVAMIVMPLTYSISNGIALGFITYPLIKLFTGKGKEVHWLVYVLCALFIVYFIWL
- a CDS encoding nucleotidyltransferase family protein; translated protein: MISAVVLAAGESLRMGTPKQILPWENTTVLESIIIKLMKCQYIDDEIIIVLGGNFENIIPLFSKYEDHRLKIVKNNNFQKGMLTSVWSGLNSLSNNSEYILFTLGDMPLIKIETFNTLASFAIKNKTIVLAPTYHGKRGHPLIVHKSQIPDIYQLSGPGGLRTLLSKYPERVTLHEVHDEGITIDIDTFEDYNIYLKKQKGDDSE
- a CDS encoding ABC transporter substrate-binding protein, translating into MKRFSSFFLLLFLLTFAYVLFANTITVTDMAGREVTIPSKIERIVTTYKPATQFVFALNAQRMLVGVDNTSTREKLFTSIYPEVELLVEVGSKREGINIETVASLNPDLVILFPHNQAEFTASKLETLGISTIIINPESLEEIRETNRLLGEVLGLEDRAKIVDKQFDNILKLLEKTKNLPQAQKKVVYFANSQLLDTVGKDMMQTDMIEWAGGINPAAKSDAGFIKISPEQLIAWNPDVIVTSQKFQDDIEELYKEEKYQNVKAFKNKQIYRFPSVLEPWDYPNPSSYLGMLWLATKIHPELFSDVDFDKVADEFYYTLYGVSYRELLSKIGN
- a CDS encoding FecCD family ABC transporter permease; its protein translation is MHIHNKNQTPGQHQKRTLLYLLLILLLLFIISLFVGRYKISFVEIINTIKNLLLRNDIQSSNDWLVFFHIRLPRIILVMFVGSVLSITGATYQSVFRNPLASPSILGVSAGSAFGVALAILINEESLFDTYLLSFLLGLVAVLFTFFISVWSKVKGVTVLVLAGMAVTSFFNACVSLVQYLADPYEKLPNIVFWLMGSFNRAGWREVYISLFTMLPGIIILLILRWYLNVMSMGEEEALSMGINVRRMRILLIIVSTVMVAPTVAVAGQVSWIGLITPHIARYIIGANHRYMLPATCILGSVLLLIMDNIARTITPAEIPISIVTAFIGAPFFVYLLLRRRESGWNQ
- a CDS encoding ABC transporter ATP-binding protein, giving the protein MISIKNISFSYDTVRDTIKNISFNLNKGELIALLGPNGSGKTTILKCLNGTIKPKTGEIYIENHNIKNLSYKEIAKFISVVPQEHSAIFSYLVIDIVAMGITPYLSFGRMPTKKDYRTAYTKLEFFNIQHLAEKNYNQLSGGEKQLVLIARALMQNTDYLIMDEPTSHLDFKNQHLLMKELKKLSENGKGVITALHDPNLALRFCDRIIMVKNGEVIFSGENTKVMNPQNLQILYDAPVSMNKVEDVSIIYIN